The following proteins are encoded in a genomic region of Danio rerio strain Tuebingen ecotype United States chromosome 16, GRCz12tu, whole genome shotgun sequence:
- the LOC137487301 gene encoding uncharacterized protein isoform X7 yields MLAEIEDRLFICGADKRGKSPLYSINSVGQNYFRYSYLPFGTLNMTEEVGGRGVKRKADDDFHSILGEGKPYGLRKRIRVAELENTRDTEMSSYQEKTSSGGRGVKRKADDDFHSVLGEGKPYALRKRIKVAELENTRVDADTEASSSGGRGVKRKADDDFHSVLGEGKPYALRKRIRAAETSSDENSSSGQSPVTESHFSTVSSLKIHNTEASCNS; encoded by the exons atgttagcagagatCGAAGACCGATTGTTCATCTGTGGTGCAGACAAAAGAGGAAAGAGTCCCCTCTACAGCATTAACAGCGTAGGTCAGAATTACTTCAG atattcttATTTACCTTTCGGGACCTTGAACATGACAGAAGAAG taggaggaagaggagtgaagaggaaagcggatgatgattttcacagtattttaggTGAAGGCAAACCATACGGTCTGCGGAAACGCATCAGAGTTGCAGAGCTGGAGAACACAAGAGACACAGAGATGAGCAGCTATCAAGAGAAAACCAGCTCAG gaggaagaggagtgaagcggaaagcggatgatgattttcacagtgttttaggTGAAGGTAAACCTTATGCACTGCGCAAACGCATCAAAGTTGCTGAGCTGGAGAACACAAGAGTGGACGCCGACACAGAGgcgtccagctcag gaggaagaggagtgaagcggaaagcggatgatgattttcacagtgttttaggTGAAGGTAAACCTTATGCACTGCGGAAACGCATCAGAGCTGCTGAGACGTCCAGCGATGAGAACAGCAGCTCAGGTCAGTCTCCCGTTACAGAATCACACTTTTCTACAGTTTCATCACTTAAAATTCATAATACAGAGGCAAGCTGCAACTCTTAg